The DNA segment GACCCCGTTCGAATTCGTCCACGCTGAGCAGCTACGGCTTTCGCGCCGCGCCTTCCCGAGGGGCGATCCACGCGACCCACAGGTTCGGCGCAGCACCTCACGCCTCCCCCCAAGAGCCCGATGGTTCGGGGTGATCAAAGCGGGCGAGGCAGGATGGGTATCCGACCGGCGCGCACTCGGGAGCCAATCGGGCTCCCCGACCCGCCAATGATCGCCTCACGGCGTGTGGCGCGCCCCAGTGCATCTTAAGATTTCCAATGGCCCGTGGCACCCACCCTTCGCCGGCGCCGCGGCAGGGGCGCCATCGCGTCGAGGCGAAGGGGACCTGCAACAGGGGGGCTCTCCATGGGACTGTATTCGGTGATCGCCGTTGTCGTCGTTCTTGCGCTCATACTGCGCAGCGGGATAAGGATCGTCCGCGAGTACCAGCGGCTGGTCGTGTTCCGCCTTGGACGCAGCTTCGGCCCAAAGGGACCCGGGGTCGTCTACCTGATCCCGATCGTCGACCGGGCGGTTTTGGTCGACCTGCGCGAGGTGTTCTTGGAGATTCCCGCGCAGACATGCATCACCAAAGACAACGCGCCGATCTCGATCGATTTCCTCATCTACTGGAAGGTCATCGATCCCCAGCTCAGCGTCATCAAGGTGGGCAACTTCGCCGGCGCAGCGCAGGGGATTGCGACAACCGGCCTGCGTGCCGTCATCGGCGACATCATCCTCGACGACGTGCTGGCGAAGCGTGATCAAATCAACCAGGTCCTGCGTGCCAAACTGGATGAGGTGACCGAGCGCTGGGGCGTCAAGGTAACGACCGTGGAAATCCGCGAGATTACCCCGCCCAAGGACGTCCAGGACGCGATGACACGGCAGATGTCGGCGGAGCGGAGCCGTCGGGCGCTGGTCACGGAGGCGGACGGCAAGAAGCAGGCCGCGATCACGATCGCCGAGGGGGAAAAGCAGGCGGCGATCTTAAAGGCGGAGGGCGACCGGCAGGCGGCGGTCCTCCGAGCGGAGGGGTTCGCGCTCGCGCTCGACAAGATCTTCACCATCGCGAAGACGGTGGACACGAATACGATGAGCCTCCAATACCTGGAGGCGCTCAAGGCGCTGGGGGCGGGGCCGGCGACGAAATTCATCTTCCCGATGGAGTTCACCCGGCTGCTCCAGCCGTTCCTCGACTACGCCGGACGATCGTTCACGTCCTCGCCGAAACCGCCGTAGCGAAACCCCTTAAAAACGGGCGGGCCCCGGCCAGTTCCGCGGGGCCCGCCCGGACCATCCAGTTCGCTCTGAAGACGTGAGATCGAGAAAATAAGGCGGTGCCGCTGGTCTCCCCGGACCTCCGGGGATGTCATCGACAGGCACGGACGTTGCGAAGTCAGTGTGCGGTTACATCACTCCAGATAGCGTGGGACCAGTTCAACTTCGCGCACCCCCTCGGCCGCATGCTCCACGCGCCAGGCGCGGGCCGCGGAACGGGATGCGACGATCTCGAAAAGATCCGTGCCCCGGTAGACGAGCGCCACGCCGTCATCGACCCCGAACCCGGGTGGAATGGCACCCTCGGCCACCGCACGCTGGAAGGCCGCCCGCCGATCCTTCTCTCCGTCATGGTGGGGACAGAAGCTACCGGCGATCAACCCAAGACCATCGCGCAGCGGCCGAAGCGGTCTTCCGAAAGAATCTGTCAGTCCCGCTTCAAACCAGCACAGCGCTCCGGCGCTGACGCCGCACAGGATGGTTCCTCGTTCCCACGCCTCACGAAAAATGGCATCGAGGCCAGTGAGTCGCCAGATCGCCAGCAGGTAAGCGGTCGCGCCGCCTCCGACATAGACGATATCCTGGTCAAGAATGAACTGACGCAGGTCCTGGACGTTCCGATGAAACAGTCGCAAATGCGACGGTAAGCAGCGGTCAATGGTGTAGGCTTCGTAGAAGCGGACGATATAATTGTCCGAATCGCCGCTCGCCGTCGGCACAAAACAGATCTTCGGCAGCGGTGTGCGCGCGAGTGACAGAATGTAGCGGTCGAGGCGGGGATTCTCGGGCTCCGTGCTGAAGCCGCCCCCCCCTAGAGCCACGATGCAGGATTCTGTCATCGTCGCCTGCCTACCGTTCTCGCTCGGCATTGCCCGCGGATCAGTCAGCGGCGTCTCGGCCATAGCACGGCGATGGACCTCGCGCGCGCGAAACGACCTGCCAAGATGCGCCGGGGGCCGAAATCCTGGAGCGGATTTGGGGGGGCGGCATACAAGGCGGGTCGACAGATTGGACCCAGATCGCCCCGCGAGATCCTAGAAAATCGCCTCGTGCGTCTCGGCGTTGAAGACGTGCATCTTCCGCATGTCCAGCACGACCTCTGCCGACTGCCCCATCCGAGCCTGGCTGCGGGCGTCGACGCGAGCCACGATGTTGTGTTCGCCGGCGGTCAGGTAGAGGATGATGTCAGAGCCGAGCGGTTCGTGGACGTCGACCGCGGCCTTGACGACCGCGCCGTCCTTGGTGTCTGCGCGAAACGCCCGATCGTGGACATCCTCGGGGCGGATGCCGAAGATAATCGGCCGACCGGCCCAGGAGGACAGCTTCGGCACGTAGGCCTCGGGCACGTCAGCTTTGAACACCCCCCCGTCAACAACCATCCTGCCGTCCTGTTTGGCCAGCTTGGCTTCGAGGAAGTTCATGGCGGGGGATCCGATGAACCCCGCGACGAACAGGTTCGCCGGTTTGTCGTAGAGGTTGAGCGGACTGTCCACCTGCTGAACGACCCCGTCCTTCATCACGACGATTCGGTCTCCCATCGTCATCGCCTCGACCTGATCGTGCGTGACGTACACCGTCGTCGTTTGCAGCCGGGCATGGAGCTTCTTGATCTCGGCGCGAGTCTGCACCCGCAGCTTCGCGTCCAAGTTGCTGAGCGGCTCGTCCATCAGGAACACCTGGGGCTCGCGCACGATCGCCCGA comes from the bacterium genome and includes:
- a CDS encoding SPFH domain-containing protein, translating into MGLYSVIAVVVVLALILRSGIRIVREYQRLVVFRLGRSFGPKGPGVVYLIPIVDRAVLVDLREVFLEIPAQTCITKDNAPISIDFLIYWKVIDPQLSVIKVGNFAGAAQGIATTGLRAVIGDIILDDVLAKRDQINQVLRAKLDEVTERWGVKVTTVEIREITPPKDVQDAMTRQMSAERSRRALVTEADGKKQAAITIAEGEKQAAILKAEGDRQAAVLRAEGFALALDKIFTIAKTVDTNTMSLQYLEALKALGAGPATKFIFPMEFTRLLQPFLDYAGRSFTSSPKPP
- a CDS encoding peptidase E yields the protein MTESCIVALGGGGFSTEPENPRLDRYILSLARTPLPKICFVPTASGDSDNYIVRFYEAYTIDRCLPSHLRLFHRNVQDLRQFILDQDIVYVGGGATAYLLAIWRLTGLDAIFREAWERGTILCGVSAGALCWFEAGLTDSFGRPLRPLRDGLGLIAGSFCPHHDGEKDRRAAFQRAVAEGAIPPGFGVDDGVALVYRGTDLFEIVASRSAARAWRVEHAAEGVREVELVPRYLE
- the ugpC gene encoding sn-glycerol-3-phosphate ABC transporter ATP-binding protein UgpC codes for the protein MAKVLLEQISKQFGNVVAVNNVTLDIPDKQFTVLVGPSGCGKTTCLRLIAGLEEASAGNIYIGDRLVNDVAPKDRDIAMVFQNYALYPHMTVYDNMAFGLRLRKYPRPEIDRRVKEAGEMLGIQELLSRKPKQLSGGQRQRVALGRAIVREPQVFLMDEPLSNLDAKLRVQTRAEIKKLHARLQTTTVYVTHDQVEAMTMGDRIVVMKDGVVQQVDSPLNLYDKPANLFVAGFIGSPAMNFLEAKLAKQDGRMVVDGGVFKADVPEAYVPKLSSWAGRPIIFGIRPEDVHDRAFRADTKDGAVVKAAVDVHEPLGSDIILYLTAGEHNIVARVDARSQARMGQSAEVVLDMRKMHVFNAETHEAIF